From Candidatus Neomarinimicrobiota bacterium, a single genomic window includes:
- a CDS encoding RNA-binding protein, producing the protein MKIFVGNLSLVLTEDDLEHLFETFGKVKSVRIVTDKISGLPAGFVDMPNDKEAELAIRNLDGIEVIGHTITLRSRAKDSDRREEDDRREDKRREPMERRMPLDRRLYIDKIEFDDRRNIIDRRVNPPRRSNSNRRLTTSRRTQVNRRA; encoded by the coding sequence ATGAAGATCTTTGTCGGAAACCTTTCATTAGTGTTAACCGAAGACGACCTTGAGCATCTTTTTGAGACTTTCGGTAAGGTTAAAAGTGTCCGCATTGTGACAGATAAAATCAGCGGTCTTCCTGCCGGTTTCGTTGATATGCCTAATGATAAAGAAGCAGAACTGGCTATTAGAAATTTGGACGGCATTGAGGTAATAGGGCATACCATTACACTGCGCTCCCGCGCAAAGGATTCGGATAGGCGGGAGGAGGATGATCGGCGCGAAGATAAACGCAGGGAACCAATGGAACGAAGAATGCCGCTTGACAGGAGGCTTTATATTGACAAAATCGAATTTGACGATCGACGGAATATTATTGATAGGCGGGTAAATCCTCCGCGAAGAAGTAATAGCAACAGACGCTTAACTACAAGTCGCAGAACACAGGTCAATCGCAGAGCGTAA
- a CDS encoding leucine--tRNA ligase, with the protein MADNFDHKAIETKWQEIWAESKQHNIDLSDDKDKLYVLVMFSYPSGDKLHIGHWYNYGPTDSWARFKKLQGFKVFEPMGFDSFGLPAENYAIKHGVHPAVSTKKNIEYMTEQLHRIGAMYDWDKYLSTSDPEYYKWTQWLFLKLFDMGLAYKEEAPVNWCPSCLTVLANEQVIDGQCERCESEVKKKNLSQWFFRITKYAEELLDGLANINWPESTKLMQKNWIGKSEGTSVLFQIDGTKESLNIFTTRVDTIYGATFIVVAPEHHILEHIVSDENRKEVDAYIEKAKNTSEIERSTLDREKTGVFTGAYGVNPITGEKIPVWTSDFVLVTYGSGAIFGTPGHDKRDWEFATKFGLPIKQVIEPYDGEPVDLEKDVCSGDGILINSGEYNGLYYKEGIVKITEALEKLGAGNATINYRLRDWLISRQRYWGAPIPIIYCDSCGMVPVPEEDLPVLLPDDVDLEKYIGLDKSPLAESKSFSNVDCPKCGLKGKREVDTMDTFVDSSWYFLRYTDPNYNEAPWDSKLTDKWLPVDQYVGGKDHATLHLLYSRFVCMALKEGGYLNFSEPFKNLFHQGVITNNGSKMSKSRNNVVSPDPFIINYGSDTFRMYLMFMGPYDEGCDWNDSGILGIYRFLNRVWRLCRGDVVSKKSEISVDEMNRMMHKTIKSVTLDLQIMNFNTAISRIMECVNYLYKVEKPEKEHLETLIVLLAPFAPHLSEEIWQMFGNSESIFNHKWPSWDEDLAKSEKASIAVQVLGKLRGSFDIDMDSTDDILVENALNIDNVKKYVEGKQIVKKIVIKNKLVNFVVR; encoded by the coding sequence ATGGCGGATAATTTCGATCATAAAGCAATAGAGACCAAGTGGCAGGAAATCTGGGCTGAATCAAAACAGCATAATATTGATCTCTCGGACGACAAAGATAAATTATATGTTTTGGTGATGTTTAGTTATCCATCGGGGGATAAGCTCCATATTGGACATTGGTATAATTACGGGCCCACAGACAGCTGGGCTCGCTTTAAAAAATTGCAGGGATTCAAGGTATTCGAACCGATGGGATTTGATTCGTTCGGGCTGCCGGCGGAAAATTACGCCATAAAACACGGAGTTCATCCGGCAGTTTCCACCAAGAAAAATATTGAATATATGACCGAGCAATTGCATAGGATTGGTGCTATGTATGATTGGGATAAATATTTAAGTACTTCAGATCCCGAATATTATAAGTGGACGCAGTGGCTGTTCCTGAAACTTTTTGATATGGGATTGGCATATAAAGAAGAAGCGCCGGTTAATTGGTGCCCATCGTGCTTAACTGTTTTGGCAAATGAGCAAGTTATTGACGGACAATGCGAGCGATGCGAAAGTGAAGTAAAGAAAAAAAACCTGAGTCAGTGGTTTTTCAGAATTACAAAGTACGCGGAAGAATTATTGGATGGTCTCGCTAATATCAATTGGCCTGAATCGACCAAATTGATGCAGAAAAACTGGATAGGAAAGTCAGAAGGCACTTCAGTGTTATTCCAGATAGACGGCACAAAAGAAAGTCTGAACATATTCACCACGCGGGTTGATACGATTTACGGGGCTACATTCATTGTTGTAGCTCCCGAGCATCACATTCTCGAGCATATAGTCAGCGATGAAAATAGAAAAGAAGTTGATGCGTATATTGAGAAAGCGAAAAATACTTCCGAAATAGAGCGAAGCACTCTTGACCGGGAGAAGACGGGAGTGTTTACCGGCGCATACGGCGTTAATCCTATCACAGGTGAAAAAATACCCGTCTGGACATCAGATTTTGTCTTAGTTACTTACGGCTCCGGAGCAATATTCGGTACTCCCGGACATGATAAAAGAGATTGGGAATTCGCAACGAAATTCGGACTTCCGATAAAGCAGGTGATTGAACCATACGATGGCGAGCCTGTGGATCTTGAAAAAGATGTTTGCAGCGGGGATGGGATTCTTATCAACTCGGGCGAGTATAACGGGCTGTATTATAAAGAGGGAATAGTTAAAATAACAGAGGCTCTCGAAAAATTGGGCGCCGGCAATGCTACTATTAATTACCGCTTGCGAGATTGGCTGATTTCCCGCCAACGCTATTGGGGAGCGCCGATTCCTATAATTTATTGTGATTCATGCGGAATGGTTCCTGTTCCTGAAGAAGATCTCCCTGTATTACTGCCGGATGATGTTGATCTGGAGAAATATATCGGCCTGGATAAATCTCCTTTAGCTGAATCAAAATCATTCAGCAACGTGGACTGTCCGAAATGCGGCTTAAAAGGGAAGAGGGAAGTGGATACAATGGATACATTTGTGGATTCATCGTGGTATTTCCTGAGATACACCGACCCGAATTATAATGAAGCTCCATGGGATTCCAAATTAACCGATAAATGGTTGCCGGTAGATCAATATGTGGGCGGGAAAGACCATGCTACGTTGCACCTTTTATATTCTCGCTTCGTTTGTATGGCGCTAAAGGAGGGTGGATATCTGAATTTCTCGGAACCGTTTAAAAATTTATTCCACCAGGGAGTTATAACGAATAACGGTTCAAAGATGTCAAAATCGAGAAATAATGTTGTCAGCCCTGATCCATTTATCATAAATTACGGGTCGGATACTTTCAGGATGTACCTGATGTTTATGGGGCCGTATGACGAGGGATGCGACTGGAATGATTCCGGTATACTCGGTATTTACCGGTTCTTGAATCGTGTATGGAGATTGTGCAGAGGCGATGTTGTTAGTAAAAAATCTGAGATTTCCGTCGATGAAATGAATCGTATGATGCATAAAACGATTAAATCGGTCACTCTTGATTTGCAAATAATGAACTTTAATACAGCCATCAGCCGGATTATGGAATGCGTTAATTATCTTTATAAGGTAGAAAAGCCTGAAAAAGAACATCTTGAAACATTAATTGTCTTACTTGCGCCGTTTGCACCACATTTATCAGAGGAGATTTGGCAAATGTTCGGCAATTCTGAGAGTATTTTCAATCATAAATGGCCATCGTGGGATGAAGATCTAGCTAAATCTGAAAAAGCGTCAATTGCTGTGCAGGTATTAGGGAAGTTGAGAGGCTCGTTTGATATCGATATGGACTCAACCGATGATATATTAGTGGAAAATGCACTAAATATTGACAATGTGAAGAAATATGTGGAAGGTAAGCAGATAGTTAAGAAAATTGTGATTAAAAACAAATTAGTGAACTTTGTAGTTAGGTAA
- a CDS encoding potassium channel protein: MSSSAKLHKALFFLAFVFLFGVIGFMKIENWSFTDSVYMTIITISSVGFKEVHPLSELGRWHVIFLIVFSIGTLAIALNYITYRLADTKYFFRRKMQKSINKLKDHYIIAGYGRMGKIICRELSKKKEKYIVIERNPDVVQQLTENGVFSILGDVTDDGVLSSAGLEYAKGLLTVVDSDADNVYCTLTARSLKEDLFIVARSETDRGTANLLRSGANKVINPYDAGGHAMAQVLLKPSTVELIELTTNGEGIGLEIDEIIIKENSSLIGKTIATSKIRDNYNVLIAAIKRSNGNIMLNPSPNELITKGDILFALGEPEQITKLETIESEN, translated from the coding sequence ATGAGCTCATCCGCAAAACTACATAAAGCGTTATTCTTTTTGGCATTCGTTTTTCTCTTCGGCGTAATCGGTTTTATGAAAATCGAGAATTGGTCTTTCACAGATTCAGTGTATATGACTATAATAACTATCAGTTCAGTTGGGTTTAAAGAAGTTCACCCGTTATCCGAATTGGGTAGGTGGCATGTAATTTTCCTGATTGTTTTTAGTATCGGTACTTTAGCGATTGCGCTGAATTACATCACCTACAGACTGGCTGATACAAAATATTTCTTTAGGAGAAAGATGCAAAAATCTATTAATAAACTCAAAGATCATTATATAATTGCCGGCTATGGAAGGATGGGTAAAATAATCTGCCGGGAACTCAGCAAAAAGAAAGAAAAGTATATTGTCATTGAGCGGAACCCTGATGTGGTGCAGCAGCTTACCGAGAACGGAGTATTTTCTATTCTCGGTGACGTTACCGACGATGGAGTTCTATCATCCGCCGGTTTAGAATACGCAAAAGGACTCCTGACGGTCGTTGATTCGGATGCCGATAATGTTTATTGTACTTTGACGGCGCGTTCCCTTAAGGAAGATTTATTCATTGTCGCTCGCTCTGAAACTGATAGAGGAACGGCTAATCTTCTCAGGTCCGGCGCAAATAAGGTAATTAACCCGTATGATGCGGGTGGACACGCTATGGCTCAAGTATTACTTAAACCGTCAACCGTAGAGCTCATTGAACTAACTACAAACGGTGAAGGTATCGGTCTTGAAATTGACGAAATAATCATAAAAGAAAATTCTTCACTGATCGGCAAAACAATAGCCACATCTAAAATCCGTGACAATTATAATGTGCTGATTGCAGCAATAAAACGCTCTAACGGGAATATAATGTTAAATCCCAGCCCGAATGAGCTGATTACCAAGGGAGATATCCTTTTTGCGCTTGGAGAGCCGGAACAAATTACAAAATTAGAAACTATAGAAAGCGAGAATTAA
- a CDS encoding GGDEF domain-containing protein, with translation MRQRGGAAFIYFILAIAGVTLLTNETYMLFNSLYGTGNIMAEEGFFSLQAPWLIAKLSITVGGLGIIYLFIQGQIDKMSFQSSTDDLTMLPNRRYLEELFKRELSRTKRHELSMSCAMIDIDFFKDFNDTYGHQTGDFVLKEVAAIMDHGKRAHDVVARYGGEEFIWLLINSEPESSYMACERLRKDIEEAEFEFNNKQLSITISIGLSSFNGENEATINSLIYNADRALYSAKNSGRNKSISFEDSELPKESK, from the coding sequence ATGCGTCAACGTGGCGGAGCAGCTTTTATTTATTTTATATTGGCAATTGCAGGCGTTACACTTTTGACCAATGAAACCTATATGCTCTTTAACTCTTTATACGGTACGGGCAATATAATGGCTGAAGAAGGCTTTTTTAGTTTACAAGCGCCCTGGCTAATTGCAAAACTTTCGATAACTGTCGGTGGTTTAGGAATAATTTATCTGTTCATACAGGGGCAAATAGACAAAATGTCTTTTCAGTCGTCAACCGATGACCTCACTATGCTTCCTAATAGACGTTACCTTGAAGAATTATTCAAAAGAGAACTTTCAAGAACTAAAAGACATGAACTTTCTATGAGCTGCGCTATGATTGATATAGATTTTTTTAAGGATTTTAATGACACTTACGGTCACCAGACAGGCGACTTTGTTCTGAAGGAAGTAGCAGCCATAATGGATCATGGGAAAAGAGCTCATGATGTTGTGGCGAGATATGGGGGAGAGGAGTTCATTTGGCTCCTCATAAACAGTGAACCGGAATCTTCCTATATGGCATGCGAACGACTCAGGAAAGATATTGAGGAAGCGGAATTCGAATTCAACAATAAACAACTGTCTATTACTATCAGTATAGGCCTATCCTCATTCAACGGAGAAAATGAAGCAACGATAAATTCTCTGATTTACAACGCTGACAGGGCTCTATATAGCGCTAAAAACAGCGGAAGGAACAAATCCATCTCATTCGAAGATTCTGAACTCCCTAAAGAATCAAAGTGA
- a CDS encoding ribonuclease Z, whose translation MNFSVHILGSGTCVPHKDRSQSGYLINLDGRFMLFDSGSGTLNRIASVGVDYKTIKNVFYTHLHVDHVTDLLPLLFARKHDPLFKEPTELNVYGPLGLIDYLKNLEAIGGSWVYSQNSSINVVELKPGMEIEIHGGKIIPYATYHQPNSLGYRIETVDGDLFSYTGDTEAGDNLLALFDNADLAISECSFRDENRKEGHFTPATLAIIAEKAAVKKLLLTHLYPEMDEIDVVSLIKRNFNGSVEVGKDFKEYIIR comes from the coding sequence ATGAACTTTAGTGTTCATATTCTCGGTTCAGGTACGTGTGTTCCTCATAAGGATCGGTCTCAATCAGGATACTTAATCAACCTGGATGGCAGGTTTATGCTGTTTGACAGCGGGAGCGGAACTTTGAATAGGATTGCCTCCGTTGGTGTAGATTATAAAACAATCAAAAACGTATTTTATACACATTTACATGTGGATCACGTCACTGATTTATTGCCTTTATTATTTGCGAGAAAACATGACCCGTTATTTAAAGAACCCACCGAGCTAAATGTTTACGGCCCACTTGGTCTTATAGATTATCTTAAGAATTTGGAAGCGATCGGAGGCAGCTGGGTTTACAGTCAGAATTCGTCTATCAATGTTGTTGAATTAAAACCCGGAATGGAAATAGAAATTCACGGCGGTAAAATAATTCCTTATGCAACGTACCATCAACCAAACAGCCTCGGCTACCGGATTGAAACCGTGGATGGAGATCTGTTCAGCTATACGGGCGATACGGAAGCCGGAGATAATCTCTTAGCTCTTTTTGATAATGCCGATCTTGCGATTTCGGAATGCTCATTTCGGGATGAAAACAGGAAAGAGGGGCATTTCACTCCAGCTACTCTCGCAATTATAGCTGAAAAGGCAGCGGTTAAGAAACTTCTGTTAACTCATTTATATCCTGAAATGGATGAAATTGATGTTGTTTCTCTGATAAAACGAAATTTTAATGGTTCTGTTGAAGTGGGTAAAGATTTTAAAGAATATATTATCCGCTGA